In a genomic window of Magnolia sinica isolate HGM2019 chromosome 14, MsV1, whole genome shotgun sequence:
- the LOC131225903 gene encoding phospholipase A1-Igamma3, chloroplastic-like has product MASVPIISFNYPSCSSPSNSREAVLMYMHGRSGYLPNIKPMLRKKRVLSVVCVASVASNGATKEEDRMVKKSLRDMWREIHGSNNWDGLLDPMDPLLRNEIIHYGEMAQACYDAFDFDPYSKYCGTCKYQGAHFFEKLEMANRGYEISRYLYATSNINLPNFFQKSKMSKVWSQHANWMGYVAVAKDPEEIRRLGRRDIIVAWRGTVTYLEWIHDLKDILRPASFGDDPTIKIESGFYDLYTEKELQCKYCTFSAREQILAEIKRLVERYKGEELSITITGHSLGAALALISAYDLAEMRLNIIETDDGPREIPITVYSFAGPRVGNLKFKERCDELGVKVLRVINVHDKVPTVPGIIANEKSKYQKYIEDVISFPWSYAHVGVELALDHTNSPFLKSPTDFGCPHNLEVHLHLLDGYHGKDHRFCLASKRDIALVNKNCDFLKDDFGVPPNWRQDYNKGMVRTADGRWVVPERPRMEAHPPDTAHHLEQILKMVKSSVKTV; this is encoded by the coding sequence ATGGCATCAGTACCGATAATCTCTTTCAATTACCCAAGTTGCTCATCACCATCGAATTCTCGCGAGGCCGTGTTGATGTACATGCACGGCCGGAGTGGTTATCTTCCGAATATCAAGCCTATGTTACGAAAGAAAAGGGTGTTGTCAGTAGTATGTGTAGCGTCCGTCGCCAGTAACGGCGCTACAAAAGAGGAGGATCGGATGGTGAAGAAGTCTCTCCGGGACATGTGGAGGGAAATTCATGGGTCCAACAACTGGGACGGGCTACTGGACCCGATGGATCCACTCCTCCGAAACGAGATCATCCACTACGGGGAGATGGCGCAGGCCTGTTACGATGCCTTTGATTTTGATCCTTACTCAAAGTACTGTGGGACGTGCAAGTATCAAGGGGCTCACTTCTTTGAGAAGCTCGAGATGGCTAATCGGGGCTACGAGATCAGCCGCTATCTCTACGCCACGTCCAACATCAATCTCCCTAACTTCTTCCAGAAGTCGAAAATGAGTAAGGTGTGGAGCCAGCACGCGAATTGGATGGGGTATGTTGCGGTTGCGAAGGACCCAGAAGAGATCCGTAGGCTAGGAAGGCGGGATATCATCGTCGCATGGAGGGGCACTGTCACATACCTGGAATGGATCCATGACCTCAAGGACATCCTCAGGCCTGCGTCCTTCGGCGATGATCCCACCATCAAAATCGAGTCTGGGTTCTATGATCTGTACACAGAGAAGGAGCTTCAATGCAAATACTGCACGTTCTCTGCCCGCGAACAGATACTAGCTGAGATCAAACGGTTGGTGGAGAGATATAAAGGTGAAGAGCTGAGCATTACAATCACGGGACATAGCCTGGGCGCAGCCCTGGCCTTGATCAGCGCTTACGATCTAGCAGAAATGAGATTGAACATCATTGAAACCGACGACGGCCCTAGAGAAATCCCAATCACTGTCTACTCTTTTGCTGGGCCGCGCGTGGGGAATCTCAAATTCAAAGAAAGGTGCGATGAGCTCGGCGTGAAGGTGTTGAGGGTGATCAACGTCCATGATAAGGTGCCAACAGTGCCTGGGATCATTGCCAACGAGAAGTCGAAGTATCAAAAGTACATTGAAGATGTTATATCCTTTCCATGGAGTTACGCCCATGTGGGCGTGGAGCTAGCGCTGGACCACACCAATTCGCCGTTCCTCAAGTCGCCTACAGATTTTGGGTGCCCCCACAACTTGGAGGTGCACCTCCACCTACTCGACGGATACCATGGCAAGGACCACCGCTTCTGCCTCGCTAGCAAGCGTGACATTGCACTTGTTAACAAGAACTGTGACTTCTTGAAGGATGATTTCGGTGTGCCGCCCAACTGGCGGCAAGACTACAACAAGGGGATGGTCCGGACAGCTGATGGAAGGTGGGTCGTGCCAGAGAGACCCAGGATGGAAGCCCACCCACCTGATACGGCCCACCACCTTGAGCAAATACTAAAAATGGTTAAGTCATCGGTGAAaactgtttga